The proteins below are encoded in one region of Peribacillus muralis:
- the ctaD gene encoding cytochrome c oxidase subunit I, whose product MSTYANKKGFGATIWDYLTTVDHKKIAILYLISGGLFFVIGGLEAMFIRIQLAIPNNDFVSAGFYNEILTMHGTTMIFLAAMPLVFAVMNAVVPLQIGARDVAFPFLNSLGFWLFFFGGVFLNLSWFLGGAPDAGWTSYASLSMHSAGHGIDFYVLGLQLSGFGTLIAGINFLVTIINMRTPGMTYMRMPLFTWSTFVVSALILFAFPPLTVGLVLMMFDRMFGANFFDVAAGGNTIIWEHLFWIFGHPEVYILILPAFGIFSEIFATFSRKRLFGYSSMVFATVLIGFLGFMVWAHHMFTTGLGPIANAIFAVATMAIAVPTGIKIFNWIFTMWGGSVKFTVPMLYAVAFIPSFTMGGVTGIMNASAPADYQFHDSYFVVAHFHYVIVGGVVLGLLAGITFYWPKMFGTMLNEKLGQITFWTFLIGFHLTFFIQHFLGLMGMPRRVFTFLDNQGLNTGNMISTVGAFLMAIGVLVMVINIIITSFKNEKVGNDPWGDGRTIEWAIPSPPPFYNFKQLPLVRGLDAYWVEKMEGKKEMTPAEPLGDIHMPNSSFLPVTIAFGLFVAAFGALYHMDDKSWTLPIIIVGLLITFGSMLIRSVKDDHGYHIHKEDLMDDKDKGGKA is encoded by the coding sequence GTGAGTACGTACGCTAATAAAAAAGGTTTTGGCGCTACGATTTGGGATTATTTGACGACCGTGGACCATAAGAAAATCGCCATTTTATATCTTATCTCTGGCGGGTTATTCTTTGTAATCGGCGGTTTGGAAGCGATGTTTATCCGTATTCAGCTTGCAATCCCAAATAATGACTTCGTAAGTGCCGGCTTTTATAATGAAATATTGACCATGCACGGTACAACCATGATATTTCTGGCAGCGATGCCATTGGTATTCGCTGTAATGAATGCGGTTGTGCCATTACAAATAGGGGCCCGTGATGTCGCGTTCCCGTTTTTGAACTCGTTAGGTTTTTGGTTGTTTTTCTTCGGAGGAGTGTTTTTGAACCTTTCTTGGTTTTTAGGCGGGGCTCCTGATGCAGGCTGGACGTCATATGCATCGCTTTCCATGCACTCTGCAGGACATGGCATAGATTTTTATGTTCTCGGTTTGCAGTTGTCAGGTTTTGGGACACTAATAGCGGGGATCAACTTCCTTGTCACCATCATTAATATGCGTACACCTGGGATGACCTATATGCGGATGCCGCTGTTTACCTGGTCAACATTTGTGGTATCAGCCTTGATATTATTCGCGTTTCCACCACTGACCGTTGGGTTGGTATTAATGATGTTCGATCGGATGTTCGGCGCGAATTTCTTCGATGTAGCAGCAGGGGGAAACACCATTATTTGGGAGCATTTGTTCTGGATATTCGGTCACCCTGAAGTGTATATCTTGATTCTTCCTGCGTTCGGAATATTTTCGGAAATTTTTGCCACATTCTCCAGAAAAAGATTATTCGGTTATTCTTCAATGGTATTTGCAACCGTACTAATCGGTTTCTTAGGCTTCATGGTATGGGCCCACCATATGTTCACCACTGGTTTGGGACCTATTGCAAATGCGATTTTTGCTGTCGCTACCATGGCAATCGCGGTTCCAACAGGAATTAAGATTTTCAACTGGATCTTCACGATGTGGGGAGGAAGCGTCAAGTTCACGGTACCAATGCTTTATGCAGTTGCCTTTATACCTTCCTTTACCATGGGTGGCGTGACAGGAATCATGAACGCATCTGCACCTGCCGATTATCAGTTCCATGATAGCTATTTCGTTGTTGCCCATTTCCACTATGTCATAGTCGGTGGGGTTGTATTGGGATTATTGGCTGGGATCACTTTCTATTGGCCGAAAATGTTTGGGACGATGTTAAATGAGAAATTGGGACAGATCACATTTTGGACGTTTTTGATCGGTTTCCATTTAACATTCTTCATTCAACATTTCCTAGGTCTGATGGGGATGCCTCGTCGCGTTTTCACGTTCTTGGATAATCAAGGCCTCAATACAGGTAATATGATCAGTACCGTCGGCGCCTTCTTAATGGCAATTGGGGTTTTGGTGATGGTAATCAATATCATCATCACATCATTTAAAAACGAAAAAGTCGGCAATGACCCATGGGGAGATGGCCGTACTATTGAGTGGGCCATTCCTTCACCGCCGCCATTTTATAATTTCAAACAACTGCCGCTTGTTCGCGGTTTAGATGCTTACTGGGTTGAAAAGATGGAAGGTAAAAAGGAAATGACCCCTGCAGAACCTTTAGGAGATATCCATATGCCGAATTCATCCTTCCTGCCGGTGACGATTGCCTTCGGTTTATTCGTAGCTGCCTTCGGTGCTTTATATCATATGGATGATAAGTCGTGGACACTGCCTATCATCATCGTTGGGCTTTTGATCACATTCGGTTCAATGTTGATCCGTTCCGTAAAAGATGATCATGGATACCATATTCATAAAGAAGACCTGATGGATGATAAAGACAAGGGAGGTAAGGCATAA
- a CDS encoding cytochrome (ubi)quinol oxidase subunit III translates to MHADEKFTDATWPAAPEKATLEGKNKYLGFWLFLGGETVLFASLFATYLALKDKVPNGEAALAKDLFELPLTFVATMLLLTSSLTSVYAMYHMKNNHFKQMQAWLVLTIALGFAFLALEIYEFNHYVHEFHHTFTSSAFGSAFYTLVGFHGGHVAFGLMWFISLMVRNARRGLNLYNAPKFYIASLYWHFIDVVWVFIFTVVYLMGMVG, encoded by the coding sequence ATGCACGCAGATGAAAAATTCACGGATGCCACTTGGCCTGCCGCTCCCGAGAAAGCAACTCTGGAAGGGAAAAATAAGTATTTAGGATTTTGGTTGTTTCTTGGTGGAGAGACGGTCTTATTCGCCTCACTATTTGCCACTTATCTTGCCTTAAAGGATAAAGTGCCGAATGGTGAAGCAGCCTTGGCAAAAGATTTATTCGAATTGCCACTTACTTTTGTAGCGACGATGCTGTTATTGACAAGTTCATTAACAAGTGTATATGCGATGTACCATATGAAGAATAATCATTTCAAACAAATGCAGGCTTGGCTAGTCCTGACGATTGCTCTTGGTTTTGCCTTCTTGGCGCTTGAAATATATGAATTCAATCACTATGTTCATGAATTTCATCATACCTTTACAAGCAGCGCATTCGGCTCAGCTTTTTATACACTTGTCGGCTTCCATGGGGGGCACGTTGCCTTTGGCTTGATGTGGTTCATATCCCTAATGGTACGTAATGCAAGACGGGGACTGAACTTGTACAATGCCCCTAAATTTTATATTGCAAGTCTATATTGGCATTTCATTGACGTCGTCTGGGTGTTTATTTTTACAGTCGTATACTTAATGGGAATGGTGGGATAA
- the ctaF gene encoding cytochrome c oxidase subunit IVB, with translation MANEQSNSANPNVDLKYRRKKNAEEMKHQVVTFVLMIFFTVISFIAVAMEDFSHWFIKPVILLLAVIQVVFQLYYFMHMKNKGHGTIALFLFSGLAVGLITVLTFLTIVWL, from the coding sequence ATGGCGAATGAACAATCAAATTCAGCGAACCCGAATGTCGATTTAAAATATCGCCGTAAGAAAAATGCTGAAGAGATGAAACATCAAGTAGTAACTTTTGTATTGATGATATTCTTTACAGTGATTTCATTCATAGCAGTGGCTATGGAAGATTTCTCACATTGGTTCATCAAACCGGTCATTTTACTGCTCGCGGTCATTCAGGTGGTTTTCCAGTTGTATTACTTCATGCACATGAAGAACAAAGGACATGGTACGATTGCTTTGTTCTTATTCTCTGGACTTGCGGTAGGGTTAATAACCGTGCTCACTTTCTTGACGATCGTTTGGTTATAA
- the ctaG gene encoding cytochrome c oxidase assembly factor CtaG yields MSIDIFGFRALWSPYYFAALVLITVGYFWLVTKKRGQFSGSASLTGKQITYFLLAMILLYVVKGSPLDLLSHIMFSAHMFQMALLYLVIPPLFIIAIPDWLWRSFINSRGVRGFFNFFTRPLFALLLFNVLFSLYHIPLVFDFIKTGMWIHAGYTVLLFATAILMWFPLVNKLAEHESLSGVKKVAYIFGSGILMTPACALIIFANAPLYDTFTNAESWASAMALCVPASALSNLTLSGPEMFNGLPLLEDQQLGGVLMKVIQEIVLGYVLGVIFFAWFNKENGGQNDIDPIPAEFQTVK; encoded by the coding sequence TTGTCTATTGATATTTTTGGATTTCGTGCTTTATGGAGTCCTTACTATTTTGCGGCCCTCGTACTTATAACCGTAGGCTATTTTTGGCTGGTGACAAAGAAAAGGGGACAGTTTTCAGGCAGTGCATCACTTACGGGTAAGCAAATCACGTATTTTTTACTGGCGATGATCCTTCTTTATGTGGTGAAGGGTTCGCCGCTCGACTTGTTGAGCCATATCATGTTCAGTGCCCATATGTTTCAAATGGCTTTGCTCTATCTTGTGATTCCCCCATTGTTCATCATTGCCATACCAGATTGGCTTTGGAGGTCTTTCATCAATTCAAGGGGAGTTCGCGGCTTCTTTAATTTCTTTACAAGACCTCTTTTTGCTCTTTTACTATTCAATGTTCTGTTCTCGTTATATCATATACCGTTAGTGTTCGACTTCATTAAAACGGGAATGTGGATACATGCGGGGTACACCGTCCTTTTATTCGCGACTGCCATTCTGATGTGGTTCCCGCTAGTCAATAAATTGGCGGAACATGAAAGCCTATCAGGTGTGAAAAAAGTGGCTTATATTTTTGGGAGTGGCATTTTGATGACCCCGGCTTGTGCCTTGATCATTTTTGCTAATGCGCCGCTTTATGATACATTTACGAACGCGGAATCTTGGGCGAGCGCAATGGCTCTTTGCGTACCTGCTTCCGCATTGTCCAACTTAACACTCAGTGGTCCGGAGATGTTCAATGGATTGCCCTTGCTCGAGGACCAACAGCTCGGCGGGGTCCTGATGAAGGTGATTCAAGAAATCGTGTTAGGTTATGTATTGGGTGTCATTTTCTTTGCATGGTTCAATAAGGAGAATGGCGGGCAAAACGATATCGATCCGATTCCTGCGGAGTTTCAGACTGTCAAATAG
- a CDS encoding DUF420 domain-containing protein, producing the protein MSLPILPTISTAFIVLSAITVAIGWYQIKQRKIETHKKTMMAAAVFAVIFFAIYLSRTVFIGSTSFGGPDDIKIYYTIFLIFHITLATTGAVLGIIMLTTGFKGNFAIHKKIGPTTSIIWFFTGITGVAVYILLYVIYHGGETTSLIKAILGF; encoded by the coding sequence ATGTCTTTACCAATCCTTCCAACGATAAGTACAGCCTTCATTGTATTAAGTGCCATCACTGTTGCAATAGGCTGGTACCAAATTAAACAACGTAAAATCGAGACACATAAAAAAACGATGATGGCAGCTGCTGTTTTCGCAGTGATCTTTTTCGCCATCTATCTCTCTAGAACGGTGTTTATCGGCAGTACGTCATTTGGCGGACCAGATGACATAAAAATTTATTATACGATTTTTCTGATCTTTCACATCACGCTTGCGACAACCGGAGCCGTATTGGGAATCATCATGCTTACCACTGGATTTAAAGGGAATTTTGCCATTCATAAAAAAATTGGACCTACGACAAGCATCATCTGGTTTTTCACGGGGATCACTGGTGTGGCCGTATACATCCTGCTTTATGTCATTTATCATGGAGGAGAGACAACCTCTTTAATAAAGGCAATCCTAGGATTTTAA
- a CDS encoding YugN family protein translates to MKFESFGIENITADLNRLDDLMPQYGLIRAEQWDYERVSYDRKFELKEGIFYLRILGYATEGDVGAHRAVIKLMVPLLGKHYYPHGVEYGEGEDFPSSLVKQSEKILAQVKEELTQFNGL, encoded by the coding sequence GTGAAATTTGAAAGCTTTGGAATCGAAAATATCACAGCTGACCTAAACCGATTAGATGACCTAATGCCCCAATATGGGTTAATTCGTGCAGAGCAATGGGATTACGAAAGAGTCAGCTACGATCGTAAATTCGAATTAAAAGAAGGCATTTTTTACTTGCGAATACTTGGCTATGCTACAGAAGGCGATGTCGGCGCCCATAGGGCCGTTATTAAACTAATGGTTCCGCTATTGGGGAAACACTATTATCCACATGGAGTCGAATATGGCGAAGGTGAGGATTTCCCTTCTTCCCTAGTTAAACAAAGCGAAAAAATCCTCGCACAAGTCAAAGAAGAACTTACACAATTCAATGGCCTATAA
- a CDS encoding CAP domain-containing protein: protein MLIIIFFVIGIYLNIGNEDGGNPLLDGNKGVNPNEHLNEKSTTSEKGRVAKATEGLAVTIGKNAEEIEAEFGEPDRIDLSAYGYEWWIYKKDYSNYIQLAVEDGKVVSAYGIGEKVNVAPFKIGQSLDAIYSSLYIEPTVDIEVDDSSYRFELSEEDMNMRPLIKLGNIHVQLYLDKFTGTVSSIRFLNDSVLLKQQPYELTYHGKLPSVEPLSKEDMEKVEDGNEQQIFDITNIMRNRFDLKPLEWEGPTSAVAYLHSREMTDASEGTHVSEAKGDLEKRLDAGHVKYKAAGENIAAHYVDAAAVMEGWLNSKGHRDTMLNEEFTGLGVGVYNKYYTQNFIKK, encoded by the coding sequence GTGTTGATCATTATTTTTTTCGTTATTGGTATTTATCTTAATATCGGCAATGAAGATGGAGGGAACCCTCTTTTAGATGGTAACAAGGGTGTTAACCCCAATGAACATTTAAATGAAAAGTCCACTACCTCCGAAAAGGGAAGAGTGGCTAAAGCAACGGAAGGTCTGGCCGTAACGATCGGGAAAAATGCAGAAGAGATCGAAGCGGAATTCGGTGAGCCTGATCGAATTGATCTGTCGGCCTACGGATATGAATGGTGGATATATAAGAAGGACTATAGCAATTATATTCAATTAGCCGTTGAAGATGGAAAAGTGGTATCAGCATACGGAATCGGTGAGAAGGTAAATGTCGCTCCATTTAAAATTGGGCAGTCCCTTGATGCCATCTATTCCAGCTTATATATAGAACCAACTGTTGATATCGAGGTTGACGACAGCTCCTATCGTTTCGAATTGTCTGAGGAAGACATGAACATGAGGCCGTTGATCAAACTCGGGAACATTCATGTTCAGCTGTACTTGGATAAATTCACAGGGACGGTTTCGAGCATCCGGTTTTTGAATGATTCCGTCCTTTTGAAACAGCAGCCATATGAGTTGACCTACCATGGTAAACTTCCGAGTGTTGAGCCTTTATCTAAAGAAGACATGGAGAAGGTGGAAGATGGAAATGAACAGCAAATATTCGATATCACGAATATCATGCGCAACAGGTTCGATTTGAAGCCTCTGGAATGGGAAGGTCCTACGTCGGCAGTGGCTTATCTTCATAGCCGGGAAATGACGGACGCTTCTGAAGGAACGCATGTTTCAGAAGCGAAAGGGGATTTGGAAAAACGGCTTGATGCAGGTCATGTCAAATACAAGGCAGCAGGTGAAAATATCGCTGCTCATTATGTGGACGCAGCAGCGGTGATGGAAGGCTGGCTCAATAGCAAAGGTCATCGTGATACGATGCTGAATGAGGAATTTACAGGACTTGGTGTAGGAGTTTATAACAAGTATTACACCCAGAATTTTATAAAAAAATAA